A genomic window from Vigna radiata var. radiata cultivar VC1973A chromosome 2, Vradiata_ver6, whole genome shotgun sequence includes:
- the LOC106753099 gene encoding probable terpene synthase 2: protein MVPFQPRSNVPTVEEYMQVRTISSGYPLLITSSFLGMEDTTEEILLWATNEPVIIAASTVLLRIMDDIVGDEFEQERQHVVSSIQCYMKEYKISRKCAIEEPRKLVENAWKDINNACLAPTQVPMKFLMRAVNFARVVDVLYKDEDIFTNAGGKMKDHIEALLVKKMSV from the exons ATGGTGCCATTCCAACCACGTTCCAACGTTCCAACAGTGGAGGAATACATGCAAGTAAGAACAATATCCAGTGGTTACCCTCTCTTGATTACCTCATCCTTCCTAGGCATGGAAGATACAACAGAGGAGATCCTTCTATGGGCAACGAATGAACCAGTGATTATTGCAGCTTCTACAGTTCTGCTTAGGATCATGGATGACATTGTTGGAGATGAG TTTGAACAAGAGAGACAACATGTTGTTTCTAGCATTCAATGCTATATGAAAGAGTATAAAATCTCAAGGAAATGTGCCATTGAAGAACCACGTAAGTTAGTTGAGAATGCTTGGAAGGACATAAACAATGCATGCTTAGCTCCTACTCAAGTACCAATGAAATTTCTTATGCGTGCAGTCAACTTTGCACGTGTGGTCGACGTGCTTTACAAAGACGAAGATATCTTTACAAATGCAGGAGGAAAAATGAAAGATCACATTGAAGCTTTATTAGTTAAAAAGATGTCTGTATAA